The nucleotide sequence tggttggctggccgggcaggggcggggcgcgcgggcgCGGTTCCTCTCGGCTGGTTGGCCGgtcgggcaggggcggggcgcgcgggcgCGGTTCCTCTCAGCTGGTTGGCcggccgggcaggggcggggcgcgCTGGGGCAATTCCTCTCGGCTGGTTggccggccgggccggggcggggcgcgcgggggcggTTCCTCTCGGCTGGTTggccggccgggccggggcggggcgcgcgggggcAATTCCTCTCGGCTGGTTggccggccgggccggggcggggcgcgcgggggcggTTCCTCTCGGCTGGTTGGCcggccgggcaggggcggggcgcgcgggcgCGGTTCCTCTCGgctggttggccggccggccgggccggggcggggcgcgcgggggcgCAGCGTGCGGGCTGGGCGATCGGAGCAGCGGgaccagcgggaggcgcaggatggcggcggcggcgggcgaggCGCGCCGGGTGCTGGTGTACGGCGGCCGGGGCGCGCTGGGCTCCCGCTGCGTGCAGGCGTTCCGGGCCCGCGACTGGGTGAGTGCGCGGGCGGGGCGCCGGGGCTGTGCCTGGAGGGGCGGCCtgggtggagggcgggggcgATGGtgatgggggtgcagggggcctTCCGGTGCATCCTGGGAGGCCGGTCTGGAGGAAGCTGGGGATCCATGTGCACCCCACACACGGGTGCTTGAAAGTGCACACGCAAGTCTGCATGTCTGCACCTGCCTCCGCGTGCGCGCCCACCCCGGCCATTGCTTAAAGCGGGAGGGGGCGGCTGCCCCTGGGTCTCCGCCGCCGCCGGGCCGGGAAGCCCGGCATGACTCAGGGGAGAATAGccgagcaggaggaagaggagcgcaggtgaggggccagggagagaggaggaggaaggattgGGAAATACACCGCCTGACTCTGGTTACTAGTCCTGCCACCGTGAACTGATTGCTTCACTTCCACGAACCCGTTTCcacgtctgtaaaatggggataacgcTAGTCTCTGCCCCTGAGGGgagttgtgaggatgaaatgaggtcATTGGTGTCCTCGCGTGTAAATGACCTGACTCCAGGTAAAAGATGTctcaatgttagctattattgatatgtttattttgtatatgGAAGGGGTTCGCAAGAGGCTTCCCCAAGATATGTCACTTTGGCACGTGAATTATGTTGAACCAAAGGCTAGAGACCCTGTGGGTTCAAGAGACACTTTtacctctctcttaaaaattttacattaGGGGTTTTGCCCGCAATAAGAGTCAccaccagaaaaatatttttaggaccTATCTGTAGGGCAGTGCaaactaattactgaacatctgctttcTTTATGTCCTTTGAATGACCTTTCTCCCCTTTGAGGCCCCAAGGTGCcttacctcatccttagctcagaatgtaACTTATGCTTCATTTTAACGTTCTGTCTCTGACCTTATCTGTGTGGGGCTCCCACATGTACCTATGCAATTCAATTTAGTTGTTTTCCCTTGTTAATCTCTCATGTTGATGTCATTATCAGGCCAGCTGGAAGAATCTAGAAGGGTAGAgcagtttctctctcccctgttaTTGAGATACGGATCTAGACTCCTGTCCCTTTAGCCTCCATTGGACCTGATACTCCAGTGTAATACTGGAGGCTTCTTTGATTAGAAGACGATTTCAGCTACTTTGCATAATCAGGGTCACTCCTGAAGGTGGCCATGTAGGAACTGAACTGAGCTGGGCGCAGGCCAGGAACCCTGACCCCAGCCTCCCAGCGGGGATCAGTGCGTTCCCGGAGGAGACTCTGCCCTGTGTCTTCCTGCTGCAGCTGTCACTTGCTCAAAGTCCACGCTGGAGCTCTGGGGAGTTTTCCTGAGGGATCGGTtagcacagcagcagcagctgctgcgtGAGGGTGCCctgggcccagagagagagagggtcccAGGGTTTTCTTCTGGCTCAGACTCTGGCATAGCAGTATGCTTCTAAGGAATTCTAAACACGCCACCCCTCCCTGCCGCACACCTGCTCTGGAAGCTAGGAAGTCTGCATCGACGGGAGGTGGTGACCATTGTCAAGTTTAAGGATTCCAGCCGGGCCAGGCACCGTGTTCCTACATACCAGATCTCTTACGTACTCTTCGTTTCTTTTACTCTGCGGGATCGTTTTACTACAGAGTCCTGTTGGTGTCCACATGTTACAGATGCGAGGACTGTGGTTTCccctgggggttgggaggggactTCCCCCTGATGGGGGCATTTGCTTTACCTTTGactgtccccacccccttcatTCCTGGGAGCTCTGGGATGGAACCTTTTCTTTGTCTCAGTCTCTTCCATGGCTGGTGACAGAAGTAGGGAGCGTCCCTGAATGGAGGCTGTGTTCTTCAGAGCTTGGCAGAGATCTTTATCTCTGGGCCTTCAgagctcagggccctggcccttTCCGAGTAAGATCCATATGTCACCTGGGCTGGCAGCTGCagcctcctctctttctttctttctttctttttttaaaaaatattttttattgattttagagaggaagggagaggaatagagagctagaaacatcgatcagctgcctcctgcacacctcctactggggatgtgcccacaaccaaggtacatgcccttgactggaatcgaacctgggacctttcattccgcaggccgacgttctatccactgagccaaaccggttagggtctcctctgtttcatttaattctcacgcCAACCGTGTTTATTGCTAACCCCACTGGGCAGGCGAGGACCCTCTGCAGAGCATGAGCTCGAGAAAGCCACTGcatggcagaggcaggattcaaaccctctgtgctgggggcaggggtccAACACCCTCGCCCTGCACGGGCCTAATCCAGCCTGCCGTCTGTTTTTGCACAGCCCAAGAGCTACGACTGGTTTCACATTGTTAAATGGTTGAAAAGAGGTGAAGAGAGGAATATCACGTGACGTGTGAAAATCGTATGAAATTCATCCTTTGGCACttgaagttttattggaatacaggcACGCTCATGCGTTCGCCTGTGGCCTGTGGCTGTTCTCCCGTTATAACAGCGGAGTTGAGCAGTTGCAATGGAGACCATAGGGCCAGCGCAGCCTGAAATATTTCCTCTCTGGCCCTTTGCAAAAAAAGTTTGtggaccctggttggggcagggGTCCTCTGGAAGTTCAGGGTTTGGCTTTCAGAGGTGAGagtggaagaagaggaagatgagTTTGGAGGTggaatgggctgggctgggctgggctggggtagACTGGCTCAGGTCAAATGTCCCTGTATGTGCGAAAGGTCAGTAGCTAGATCCTTTCTCTAGTGGGTTTTCCTCCGAGCCTGTCACCtgcgtgcccctccccccccccgcccctcacccgcCCCCATTTCTGGGCATAGATCTTTAAGGGAATCACAACTATTGTCTCTTGACCAAAGCTGTTTCCTTCTTCACTCCAGTGGGTGGCCAGCATCGACGTGGTGGAGAATGAAGAGGCCAGCGCGAGTGTCGTCGTTAGAATGACAGACTCGTTTACCGAGCAGGCTGACCAGGTAATTCCAGaaaaggccccccacccccaagcctgtGGGGGAGAGCCCTAGGGAGAGGTCTCCACTGGCCATGTGTTCTTCCCCTTTTCGAGTATTATTTCTCTAATTAGGAAAGCCATGTGTGCCCATTGAGGGAAATTTgggaaaagtggaaaaaaatataatgaagatATATCACCCATAATCTGTTCTAGCTAGCTGAGCATTCACATTTTGGCCGATTTTCTTGTCTTTCCTGTGGATACTATTAGCGTTACAGGTTGAAATAAtcctgtgttttatattttatgatcagcttttaaaaattttaaataaaattttgtttgatTTCAGTACTTCTTCaagtctcttaaaaataaaaaccctctgTGTCAACATGTAATTTTTAATACTGTGGATTGGCCACAGTTTTCTTAGTTTCCACGTGTACATTTAACTTTTTTGCAGTTTTTTACTTTTACCATTAACAAGTGGCGATCGTCGTTGTCCCCATCCCTGAATATTTATTTAGGGTGCCTTCTAAACGAGTGGCGATCCCTAGCTCAAAGCAGGAATACCAGTGAAACAGgttattttgaattataaaatgaCGTCCTTATTGTAATAcaagaaatcaaacaaaaactCTGTAAATATTTCAGTCAGTGGTGCAATCTCCCCTGTGACCCCAAGACAgtgtccctccccagcaggaAGCTCTCTTAACAGCTCGGTGGGTGTGTAGGTGTCAGTAGCTGAGATGCTCCTAAGTGGCTCCCACAGGCTGCCTGAGCGACGTGCTTCCTGGGGTCCTGGCGCCAGCGCTCCAGCCCACATCCCCCAGGAAGTGACCTCCTTCTTTGTGTGAGGGGCTGTGTTTACACAGGCACCCTGCATGGCAGCCCCATTTACAGCCAGGGGACTGAGTTTCAGACACTAAGAAgctgtttgggggggggggggggcatgaatCGCCTAACAAGacacttgccgaaaccggtttggctcagtggatagagcgtcggccttcggactcaagggtcccaggttcgattccggtcaagggcatgtaccttggttgcaggcacatccccagtagggagtgtgcaagaggcagctgatggatgtttctctctcatcgatgtttctaactctctatccctctctcttcctctctgtaaaaaatcaataaaatatattaaaaaaaaaaaaagagacttgcTAACGCCTCATGAACAACTTGAATAAGTGCAGGCCCCGTTTTTTTGTTTAGTTGCCCTCTCCCTGGTCATCTGAACACGGTTGGGGGCCCAAGGTTTTGTGGTCCTTAGCGATTTTTCAtaccacatttaaaaatgttataagtcagtggtcggcaaactgcggctcgtgagccacaggcggctctttggtcccttgagtttttagcaaaggccagcttaggagtaccctaattaagttaataacagtgtacctacctatatagtttaagtttaaaaaatgtggctctcaaaagaaatttccatcgtactgttgatatttggctctgttgactaatgagtttgccgaccactgttataaGTGATGCATGTATGATGTAGGaaatagagtaaaataaaaagaagggggCAATGGTGTCCAGTCCCATTATGCAGTTAATATGTTGTGAGATTTCCTTTCAGTCCATTCCTCCAGACATGCAcatgtataaatttaaaaaaaacaaaaaacacctatgAGCATACTGTCCTGCTCATTTCTAAAGCATCAGTTTGACATAGGCTAGAATATAAAAAGCCAGCTGCCTTATTCCAGAAGGTAGATTTTTGTTGctcttacttttctcttttttaaatacgtctttatttgatttgattgaatttggacagagaggagggggaaggagaaacattgatgtgagagaggagcattgatgggctgcctcctgtatgcagggattgaacacacaacctgggtatgtgccctgactgggaatttaaccagTGACCGTTCGGTGCCTGGGACAACACTCagccgactgagccacaccggccaaggcctCTGTTCTTACCTTGTCATGATATGGTCCCGAAGTTTCCTGCATTATTGGCTTTAGCGGACACGGCATTGTTATGTATCAGGCatcattctaagtgctttattcACATTAATTTGCTGAATGTCTGTAACACCCCAGAACAAAGTTtctaatttatcttccttttagaAATGGGGagtctgaggcacagagaggccctggtatttgctCAAGATCAAACAGGTGGGAGGTGGCACAGCCAGGGTTTGAACTGGGCGGTGGGGGTTGGATGCCTGCTCTCCTTACTGCATGCTAAGCTGCCTTGCAGCAAAGCAGCTCCGTGCGAATAAAGTAACCGAAGCTGGAATTACGTGCAGGGGAGCCCCGGGCTCTGAGAGCCGCGGGCCGAGTGCTCTTGTTGGTTGCCGGTGCTGATGTCTATGTGCTTTTTGAATGTGAAGTTGCTTGTATCTGAGACTTGACTATACAGAACTTTTAATCTCTTTaacttctcctccctccccctccgccccccacacCCAATTAGGAATTTTCTGGACAATAGCACAACATCCagtttttgtttgtgaagctctagAAGAGGAAATTCAACCCTAATACATATGAAATGGGCCCCCTGGGCGGCAGTTCACTAGTGACAGTGAAGAGATGCAGAAGCCAGCCAGGAAGGCATGACATTTATAGAAAACTATTGGGCAGAAAGCAACATTTAAGGGGGAGGAATTAAAAAATGcgtagagctaaaaaaaaaaaaaaagtcaaacagtTTCATTGTTGCTGTGGGCTCCCTGCTTTCCTAAAAAGTAGAACAGATGTCAGGGCAGGTGATCCAACTTCCGgcagctgggctctgggctcttgGCAACAGGACGTGGCTGAAGAATGAAGggagggcccagccggtgtggctcagtggttgagcattgaccaatgaaccaggaggtcacggtttgattcctggtcagggcacatgctggggtttcggctcgatcaccagtagggggcgtgcaggaggcagctgatcaatgattctctctcatcattgatgtttctatctctctctctccctctcccttcctttctgaaatcaataaaaataaaaattaaaaagaagattcTAGATTACTTTATAAAAATCAcattgagccaaaaccggtttggctcagtggatagagcgtcggcctgcggactcaagggtcccaggttcgattccggtcaagggcatgtaccttggttgcgggcacatccccagtagggggtgtgcaagagacagctgatcgatgtttctaactctctatccctctctcttcctctctgtaaaaacatcaataaaatatatttaaaaaaaaaatcacattggaATGTAGGTGGGCATTACTAACCCAAATGGTCATCGTAGGTTCGTCCTACATTTAGTTGTCAGAGTGTTCCTTGCCAGGAGCTGTTACCCGTCTTCCAGGAACGTGAAAACTAAACTGAAGTGTCTGAAGGCGTCGGCCTGTTTAGGTTTCCCCGACGATTTATGCCTCTTTTCGTCCTTTTCGGTTCAGGTGACGGCTGAGGTCGGGAAGCTCCTGGGTGAAGAGAAGGTGGACGCTATCCTTTGTGTGGCTggaggctgggccgggggcaATGCCAAGTCCAAGTGTGAGTCCTTTTCTGAGTTGATCATTCACCCCGCTCTGCTCTTTGCCcggggggcaggggccgggccggTTCTGTGTGCCAGGCCAGATGTTTTCCTGCGTGTGTCCCAGACTCTGTACAGGAGCTCTGTGAGGTGGGGACGGCCAccccatttcacagctgaggaaaCAGCTTCCCATCCACGGGGTTAGAGGAGGGGATGTTGAGCTTGAGGTGTCAAGGCAGGATGGAATCAGCATTGCTCCCGCCCTAATCTCACAGGGCTCGTTCCTGGGGATCGGGGGATGTGTATGACATGGAGAGGTCGTTCCGCGGGTCAAAAGGACTCAACATTGAGCTTTTAGCAATGCCGACTACATTTTCCAACTTTTTATTAGGAACATTTGCAAACACATGGAAAAGCTGGAAGGAGAGTTCAGGGAGCACCCGCCCCCTCCTTCTGGATTCGGCAACTGCTGACTTTGCTGTCCTTGCTCTCTGCGGGGGTGCTCTGTGTGGGCATTTTTCCGTTAACCACTTAACCCTTTGCTGATTTCAGCATGCATCCCCAAAGAATACGCTCATTTCCCTACATCATCATCATACTGTTACCATAGCTAAGGAAAGTAATAGTCATTCTGTAAGATGAATAAGATCCAACCCACGTTCAAATTCCCTAATTTATTCCAGAGCTTTTagagtttttttccccctaagcATCAGAGTTTATgcctcattttattgtttttagtctCTTAATGCAGAATccgtgcccccccgcccccccgtgatAGACTTGGTGAGGCCGGGCAGTTTTCATATGAATGTATTTCACTGTTCTGTCTTCACCGGGTTCATCTAGCCCGAGTGTTTCCGGTGCACTGGAATTTAGGTCTGGGACTTGCTTAGGATCAGGTTAAGTATCTTGGAGGCGAGAATTCTTCCTGAGTCGTGTGTACTTCTTACTAATCCCAGTGGGACTGTCGCCGGgtcagatgccccccccccccccccctctcccgtAATGCCCCGTTTGCCGATGGGTTAAGGGGGTAGCCGATAGGCTTCCATTGTAAAGGTCTGTTTTCTGTTTGCAATTAGTAAGCGACCCGTTGGGAAGGTGCTTTGCATTGTGCGTGCATATCCTCTTCCCAAACACCTTGAGAACCCCAGGTTTCTGTAACCTAAGGGTGTCAAGCATCCATGGATTATCCCTGCCTGAGTCCGTGATCGCCGTGGGGGCTGGAGAATGGAGTTTCCTAATTCTGTCGTTCCTTCCACACGGATTAGCCAAAGCCTTGTAAAAAGGAATCGATTTTCTGTGAACCACACTCGAATGTGAAACTGATACTTTGTGGGGTTTTGGCAGAACACCCTGATGGCCTTTTGTGTATTTTGGGAATAAGGAGTGGTCAGCGTGGGTCCGTCAGTGTTTTTCCAGTCCTTTCCTGCAGGGAAACGCGATCCCTGGTTGTCCCTGGGGGGTGACCCCCTGCTGGATGGGGGCTTTCTTCCTGGTCATGGGCGCAGCCTCACTGGGGTCTTGGTGCcttgtgaggggggaggggacggctgCCCAGCCGCAAAGTCACCACTCGTGTCTTCTTGCGTTTTTAGCGAGGCCAGAGAGTTAAAATAAGTGTGAAATGTTGTCATttcagctttttttgtttttgtgaatcctcacccgaggatattttttctattgcttttcagagagcgtggaatggagggagggatggagagagagaaagaaacatctatgtgagagacacatcgactggttgcctcccaacgcgggggtgggggggggggtggggggaagggacacggggcgggaaagggggggggagcgcacctgcaacccaagtacgtacccttgaccggaatcgaacccacaacccttcggtgtgtgggccgatgctctaactatggccccacaccagccagggctcagcttTCTTTTAAAGGGTCTGTAAAGCCAGCATTAAACTTTTGGCCTTGAAAATGCAGCTTTGTAAAAGCCCTCTGTGTCCTTGTGGTAACGGTCCCTCGGCTTGTTATCATCAGTCAAACCTGACTTAGACAGGCAGGTTCCCTTACAAATCTAACGCCCTCACAAAGCAGGCCCCTCTCTGACGGCCCGGCCCGCGGACTGGTCACAGTCCGCACGTCCTGGCTGAACTGTGGCCGGTttgcaggtgagcaggctgggaCTGGTGGCCTGGATTCGAACCCGCGTCTCTGACCTCAGAGCCCTCGCTGCTCGTACCAGACCCTGTCACCTAGTGTGTGATatttggcaagttatttaacctctctaaggCTCAATagtgtcatctgtaaaatggggataaataatacaaaattctATATGGCAGTTAGGACTTGCAAACACCTTAATGGATGCAAGTGGCTTAGAAAGGAATGACAGAGAGGCTGGTGCCTCCCCGGTGTCCGCACCCCGAGGGACCCAGCTGTGGGCTCCTCCCGCGGAGGCTGAGCCCACCTGTGTTCCGCCCGCAGCTCTCTTCAAAAACTGCGACCTCATGTGGAAGCAGAGCATGTGGACGTCCACCATCTCCAGCCACCTGGCCACCAAGCACCTCAAGGAAGGAGGCCTCCTGACCTTGGCGGGGGCCAAGGCCGCCCTGGACGGGACTCCTGGTAAGCCTCCACTTccccgtctgtgaaatgggctaaTGCCTGCTTGCTGGGGCTGCGGGGCACTTCGATGAGACGGGGAATGTTGAAGCCTTTTCCCTTCTGGGGTGCTTTGTGTGGGTGGGTTTTGCTTCCTTTAGGCCTGAATTCCTCATCTTCCTGGTGGCTAAGGAATGCTGCCATCTGCCCCTTGACCCCCCTCCAATCTGGTTTATTTACCCACGATCCACTCCGGGCATGAAGGGTGCTGGAATAGGTACAAATTAGATAATAAACGTGTATGGTCACCATCCCGTTGTGCTCATGTGTCCTGGGGAAGCAGCTCGGCCGCCGAGAATAGTGTGGGTGATAGACTGAGAGAGGCTGGGGTGCATTCTTCGTCCTAGACGGGTGGCCTTGAACAGATCACGTACCCGACCACACTTCTGCCGGAGTCACCGTAACTAGTGACAGGAGCGTCTGCCTTGAGGAGCAGCTGTAAGCGCTGGAGGCCTTACCACGTGCGAGGCGCCCAGCTCAGGGCCAGTTCCTCATGGGCCACTGCACCTCTGTGTGTTCTCAGGGCACCTGGGGCCGAGGGCATTCGTGATCTTTCTCAGTCTATAGGTCAGGGAGCTAGGACGTAGCGCGGTTACCTCGCTTGCCCGGGTTTCTGCAGCAAGTAAGTTGTAGCCTTACTTTGAACCAGAGCCCCCATCACTTCTAAACTGTGCGCTTTTCCCAGGATCTCGGGCGGATCCGAGTTCCCTTGGCGTTTTTTGCTCCTGGTGTTAGTGTGCTAGGGCTGCCGTACCCAAGTACCCCTGCGGCTTAGACAACAGACATTCGTCTCATGATTCTAGAGGCCGGAAGTTCAAGATCCGGGCGTCAGCAGGGTCGGTGTCTTGATTTCTTCCTGGTgcctctttccttggcttgtCAATGGCTGTCTTCTCCTGTGTCCGCGCACGGTCGGCCCTCTGTGCCGGTCTGGGTCCCagtctcctcttcttataaggacaccagttacaTTATGGTAGCACCCACcgtaatgacctcattttaacgtGATCGCCCCTTTAAAGACCCCATCTCCaagtacagtcacattctgaggtacggGAGTTTAGGAcgttaacatatgaatttgggtgcacaattcaacccataatactCCCTTTCAGGTAGGGTTAAAGGAATGTAAGTGGCGGTTTGGGGGGTACAGCACAGAGGCAGGAAGTGTCCACCTCTATTACCTAAGTGGAACTCTTGAATAAAAGGGGGGCTGCTTTTCGGCCTCTTGGTTGAGCTGGAGAGCTTGCGCACCTTTTTCCTTTTGAATGCAACTCGCTGAACTGCGAGGCTCTTGCG is from Eptesicus fuscus isolate TK198812 chromosome 2, DD_ASM_mEF_20220401, whole genome shotgun sequence and encodes:
- the QDPR gene encoding dihydropteridine reductase isoform X1 — encoded protein: MAAAAGEARRVLVYGGRGALGSRCVQAFRARDWWVASIDVVENEEASASVVVRMTDSFTEQADQVTAEVGKLLGEEKVDAILCVAGGWAGGNAKSKSLFKNCDLMWKQSMWTSTISSHLATKHLKEGGLLTLAGAKAALDGTPGMIGYGMAKGAVHQLCQSLAGKNSGMPPGAAAIAVLPITLDTPMNRKSMPEADFSSWTPLEFLVQTFHDWITEKNRPSSGSLIQVVTTEGKTELTPAYF